Proteins encoded in a region of the Triticum dicoccoides isolate Atlit2015 ecotype Zavitan chromosome 3A, WEW_v2.0, whole genome shotgun sequence genome:
- the LOC119268728 gene encoding two-pore potassium channel 2-like has product MIPQPENCKLMNPSSNMSSMEEPLLPLFQRNQKYSSSKQDRSKSCDVPNRCAPSFHPDTNVKASLSTLNHPPATNENTNIVSTPTLQRVHSSPSIFTSIKEAPCAHELGKQSPSAQYTPSITRQAIVSVILYISIGVTVYMTNVEGFKGKSTFKLVDALYFTIISLCTIGYGDIVPCTTFTKVFTCLFLLIGVRFVDIMLNGLLTNVLDKQRTVLLSTMDDNKLNRVFDTYMIDAEKKRSRGKMKVLLALGVVAGTISICTIIVHEVEGLNWIDSFYLSVISVTTVGYGDYGFSTTAGRLSATVCLLVSTLAVGKAFLFLTDLRMDRRNRRTTKWILQKKMDNEPLAADLDNNAAVSKSDFMIYKLKEMGKIDEKDVTMISDQFDQLGLAKCGNVALADIIGNL; this is encoded by the exons ATGATACCCCAACCTGAGAACTGCAAGCTCATGAATCCTAGCTCAAATATGTCTTCCATGGAGGAGCCTCTGCTGCCTCTATTCCAGCGTAATCAGAAGTATTCTTCCTCCAAGCAAGACAGAAGCAAATCATGCGATGTCCCAAACAGGTGTGCACCTTCCTTTCATCCAGACACTAATGTCAAAGCTAGCCTCAGTACTCTCAATCATCCTCCAGCCACTAATGAAAACACCAATATAGTATCCACGCCGACTTTACAGCGGGTGCATTCTTCACCTTCTATATTCACATCAATCAAAGAAGCTCCCTGTGCACATGAGCTTGGCAAGCAAAGCCCTTCTGCACAATACACACCATCAATTACAAGGCAAGCTATTGTTAGTGTCATCCTATACATCTCAATAGGAGTCACGGTGTACATGACAAATGTTGAAGGCTTCAAGGGGAAATCCACGTTTAAGTTAGTGGATGCCCTGTACTTCACCATCATAAGCTTGTGCACCATTGGGTATGGTGACATAGTCCCTTGCACTACCTTCACAAAGGTGTTCACATGCTTGTTTCTACTAATAGGTGTTCGCTTTGTTGACATTATGCTAAATGGACTGTTGACAAATGTGCTAGACAAGCAGAGAACAGTCCTACTTAGCACAATGGATGACAATAAGCTGAACAGGGTATTTGACACATACATGATCGATGCTGAAAAGAAAAGGTCAAGAGGGAAGATGAAAGTACTACTTGCACTAGGCGTTGTTGCAGGGACTATCTCAATTTGTACAATCATAGTACATGAGGTGGAGGGCCTAAATTGGATTGACAGCTTCTATTTATCAGTCATTTCTGTGACAACAGTTGGATATGGGGATTATGGCTTCTCAACTACAGCTGGAAGGCTCTCCGCGACTGTGTGTCTGTTGGTGAGCACGTTGGCAGTTGGCAAGGCATTCTTGTTCCTAACGGATCTAAGGATGGACAGAAGGAACCGACGAACTACAAAATGGATCCTCCAGAAGAAAATGGACAATGAGCCGCTTGCTGCAGACCTTGATAACAATGCAGCTGTAAG CAAATCAGATTTTATGATCTACAAGCTGAAAGAGATGGGGAAGATCGACGAGAAAGATGTCACGATGATCTCAGACCAGTTTGATCAGCTAGGCCTTGCAAAATGTGGAAATGTTGCTCTTGCTGACATAATTGGAAACTTATGA
- the LOC119268729 gene encoding uncharacterized protein LOC119268729, whose product MAFASSLVAPLPPPPPAARAGWRRARAAPRRLVLAASSRGGGSAPAPDPPTFDRLREQLLQLHAEADLTQSKANSARVRLVRLTEAAENLKKRAVVSVRMGRENEAVELLVQKKKLTNALENIKERIELLDKLSAKISEVISVKQNMLIEHALRPGTTNVEDSNDHIRVFSGKIDDRVDETSDSNLAGHSKRSELQMADSFTFSKDHDPTNIMDDHSAYDDFVQHIDSQLSSLQCEIDHYTSSQLAKELDTQQSINDKLHKLSTILKLITETRERIAKISDNTVSESGSDGLR is encoded by the exons ATGGCCTTCGCCTCGTCGCTAGTGGCGCCGCTGCCCCCGCCGCCTCCTGCCGCGAGGGCGGGGTGGAGGCGCGCGAGGGCGGCCCCTCGGCGGCTCGTCCTGGCGGCATCCAGCCGAGGCGGCGGCTCGGCCCCGGCCCCGGACCCGCCGACGTTCGACCGGCTGCGGGAGCAGCTCCTCCAACTCCACGCCGAAGCCGACCTCACCCAGTCCAAAG CAAATAGTGCTCGGGTGAGGCTTGTGCGGTTGACCGAGGCCGCTGAGAATCTTAAGAAGAGAGCCGTGGTCAGTGTTCGGATGGGCAGAGAGAATGAGGCAGTGGAATTACTTGTGCAGAAGAAGAAGTTGACCAATGCTTTGGAGAACATAAAGGAGCGCATTGAGCTGCTTGACAAGCTTTCCGCAAAGATTAGTGAG GTTATTTCGGTGAAGCAGAATATGTTAATTGAACACGCGTTGCGTCCAGGGACGACTAATGTTGAGGACTCCAATGACCATATAAGGGTGTTCTCCGGTAAAATTGATGATCGGGTGGATGAGACTAGTGATTCAAACTTGGCTGGCCACTCCAAGAGAAGTGAACTTCAGATGGCTGATAGCTTCACATTCTCCAAGGATCACGACCCAACAAACATCATGGATGATCATTCTGCATATGATGATTTTGTGCAGCATATTGATTCACAACTGAGTTCATTACAATGTGAAATTGATCACTACACCAGTTCCCAATTAGCAAAAGAGTTGGACACTCAGCAGTCTAtaaatgacaagttgcacaaattgtCAACCATATTGAAGCTTATAACTGAAACTAGAGAAAG GATTGCGAAGATTTCGGATAACACAGTAAGTGAGAGTGGATCTGATGGCTTGAGATGA